The following coding sequences are from one Hymenobacter sp. PAMC 26628 window:
- a CDS encoding ATP-binding protein, which yields MTDTDLIALLDRLLALPAETELLEFKTAGTSFGIDVLGRYFSALSNEANLHRQDQAWLVFGVNDKRQVVGTQYRPSRPGLDSLKGEVAAKTSNNLSFIDIHEVLYAGQRLVLFEIPPALQGVPTAWQGHYYGRNGESLTALSLEKLERIRAQAAATRFEREIALKGQSAARVLELLDYSAFFRLFKLPLPTTQTRLLEKLAQRDMVQSRAAAYDITNLGALLFAQNLGDFERLGRKAIRLIFYQGRSKVRTLREVPAPRGYALEFEGLVRTIGNMLPGNVETKFILREQSAPSYPPLVLSELIANALIHQDFLAQGVSPQIDVFENRIEITNPGQPLIDERRFIDHAPRSRNELLAGAMRQLDMCEERGSGIDKVVQECEEHHLPAPRFEASEQFTRVVLFSARSFGEMDRQDKVRACYQHACLKQVSGESMTNQSLRERLGIAESNYPAASRIITDTMTAGLLKPLDPTSKSRKHARYLPYWA from the coding sequence GTGACGGATACTGACCTGATTGCTTTACTGGACCGCTTGCTGGCGCTACCGGCCGAAACTGAACTGCTGGAGTTTAAAACGGCCGGCACCAGCTTTGGTATCGATGTTCTGGGCCGGTACTTCAGCGCCCTCAGCAACGAAGCCAACCTACACCGGCAGGACCAAGCGTGGCTGGTGTTCGGCGTCAACGATAAGCGGCAGGTAGTGGGCACGCAGTACCGGCCCAGCCGCCCCGGCCTCGACAGCCTCAAGGGCGAAGTAGCGGCCAAAACCAGCAACAACCTTTCATTTATCGACATCCACGAAGTGCTGTATGCAGGGCAGCGGCTGGTCCTGTTTGAGATTCCGCCGGCCCTGCAAGGCGTGCCCACCGCTTGGCAGGGGCACTACTACGGCCGCAACGGGGAGAGCCTGACGGCCCTAAGCCTGGAGAAGCTGGAGCGCATCCGGGCGCAGGCCGCCGCCACGCGTTTTGAGCGCGAGATTGCCCTGAAAGGGCAGTCCGCCGCGCGGGTGCTGGAGCTACTCGACTACTCCGCTTTCTTCCGCCTCTTCAAGCTGCCGCTGCCCACGACCCAGACCAGACTGCTGGAAAAGCTGGCGCAGCGCGACATGGTTCAGTCGCGAGCGGCGGCCTACGACATCACCAACCTCGGGGCCCTGCTCTTCGCGCAGAACCTGGGCGACTTTGAGCGCCTGGGCCGCAAGGCTATTCGCCTCATTTTCTACCAGGGGCGCAGTAAGGTGCGTACCCTGCGGGAAGTGCCGGCCCCACGGGGCTATGCGCTCGAATTTGAGGGCCTGGTGCGGACCATTGGCAACATGCTGCCGGGCAATGTCGAAACCAAATTCATTCTGCGCGAGCAATCGGCCCCCTCCTACCCACCCCTGGTCTTAAGCGAACTCATTGCCAACGCCCTGATTCACCAGGATTTTCTGGCCCAGGGCGTTTCGCCGCAGATAGACGTGTTCGAAAACCGCATCGAAATCACCAATCCGGGGCAACCTTTAATTGACGAGCGCCGCTTCATCGACCACGCCCCGCGCAGCCGCAATGAGCTGCTGGCCGGGGCCATGCGCCAACTGGACATGTGCGAGGAGCGTGGCAGCGGCATCGACAAAGTGGTGCAGGAGTGTGAGGAGCACCACTTGCCCGCGCCCCGCTTCGAGGCCTCCGAGCAGTTTACCCGCGTGGTGCTGTTCAGCGCGCGTTCTTTCGGCGAGATGGACCGGCAGGATAAAGTCCGGGCCTGCTACCAGCACGCCTGCCTCAAGCAGGTATCGGGCGAAAGCATGACCAACCAGTCCCTGCGCGAACGGCTGGGCATTGCCGAATCCAACTACCCCGCCGCATCCCGCATCATCACGGATACGATGACGGCCGGGCTACTCAAGCCACTCGACCCGACTAGCAAATCCAGGAAGCATGCGCGCTACTTGCCATACTGGGCATAA
- a CDS encoding Imm26 family immunity protein: MPKRKIKWTDGDVFAVPLCDGRFAIGQVLDLMMVNQVRVALYDEIFLSMEAIDMAACCQPNQLISLVASTREQLDYGVWKIIGNKPVTVPIDQRPNEQFRHKGWVGSKHYDAALLEDFFEAFYALRPWDDWFNPNYLDAFLVNPSKKPKKLILVKI, from the coding sequence ATGCCCAAGAGAAAAATCAAGTGGACCGATGGCGACGTCTTTGCCGTTCCGCTATGCGATGGCCGTTTTGCCATCGGCCAAGTGCTTGACCTGATGATGGTCAACCAAGTGCGTGTGGCCCTATACGACGAGATTTTTCTGTCGATGGAAGCCATAGATATGGCTGCTTGTTGCCAACCTAATCAACTCATATCGCTAGTTGCTAGCACTAGAGAACAGTTGGATTATGGTGTATGGAAAATAATTGGCAATAAGCCCGTAACTGTACCCATTGATCAGCGCCCCAACGAACAATTTCGTCATAAAGGGTGGGTGGGCTCTAAACATTACGATGCAGCGCTTTTAGAGGACTTTTTCGAGGCTTTTTATGCACTTCGTCCTTGGGATGACTGGTTCAACCCTAATTATTTAGATGCTTTCTTGGTAAACCCTAGCAAAAAGCCGAAAAAGTTGATTCTTGTCAAGATATGA
- a CDS encoding DUF6443 domain-containing protein, which translates to MRWTSIVAHARFYGALLLALLLLLVAEGARAQAVPAGQGLVADSTELRVLRQLYAATGGDGWTHRDNWLQGTTLADAASWWGVTVGGGDVVGFYSDNNNLQGTLPAALGQLAGLTQLQFSTCIGLTGTMPREIGQLTRLQRLIFHFTGLSGPLPAELGNLVNLTYLSLYTNRFSGALPPELGRLAQLQVLYLGTDVSIPPGGGPQDRGNRFTGGVPKEWGQLTNLRVLELDTAPLGGAVPPELGQLVHLAELTFDTNGFTGPVPAELLNLPALTYLTLGYNVTKPPAGYGVLNGLTGLPAAAAVRNPGQLRLSVQKNYLDFGALEPYFTGPGAHVFAALDYRAQRPPAGADTVRFVPGQALTLRRPLGGARTHYQWQRLVGGAWQDVPGAQADALTLVAPSAADAGAYRVTGTNDFVTNLTLTSKLLYVQVDRAPALTNPPLTAACPVPAPPAAPADRAGAQDLVNYVRTWAPRVPLTAPDATPPPAPAGTLLREQWDGVAGTGVVDVPVNAPPTRTAVLSAFEAAPADSYDYGARFRGYVTAPQAGDYTFWVAADDTGQLWLSPDEDPAHKALVAAAPGYTAPREWDKFPAQQSDPIRLEAGQRYYIEALHKQAGGGGHLSVRWQRPDGTFEEPLGGNRLTAFDPAAPAPAAAPTPVANGGFEAAGAGSNALVGWQTAYGAGSPTDAAYRDDFPDAHTGDFHATHYQNQAYEADTYQVVTGLANGLYTLRAWVQTVGGQDAAFLQAQGYGGPLVQAAITATPGGVGGDWVRVEVPNIAVTNGQCRVGVFSRGPGGAALYFDDVALVAQPNALANASFETGEGNALAGWQTAYGAGSPTDAAYRETYPDGRTGDYHATHYQSQPYQAYTYQVVTGLPAGTYRLRAWVKTAGGQDAAYLQARDYGGPPRQTPIAATPGGADGRWQPVEVAGIAVTGGRCEVGVFSRGPGGTSLYFDDVELLPQPGTAAPDPAWTVDQAAATTTYLDGLGRPVQTVQWQASPQKHDLVQAVAYDALGRQPRQYLPYAFADTSHQVGAYRPNALREQFDFYTPQQPQGPGLLTEGVARTGQAYGETQFEASPLNRVLAQGAPGAPWAVDGDHAAHRTERPNTAADAVARFAAAYSTDAAAAHALAYQGDYPAGELWVTETTDEQQNPTRTFADKQGQVVAKQVGLGAGQWLTTGYVYDDFQRLRAVLPPKATKLLAGNGQQVSAAVDSLLFYYRYDGRGRPLAKQVPGQAGEVLTVFDQLDRPVLSQDPAQRARNEWSWVKYDALGRAVLTGLVTRTATADALQQQADQLGTAAAGQAPAVAQFEQPTPAEATQYYSVTGAYPRLGQDGFGAGRVLTATYYDGYDFNRDGAPDLAFDNQYAGQFPAGQAPAADGRVTGLATRTQTRVLGVADGDATQAAWLTTTTFYDDKARPVQVVATNARKGGQDVVTSQVDFVGQVLKSYAVHTDPRHEAIGVAETHTYDHAGRLLTTAQQLPGEAQPATVASLAYNELGQVLQKQLAPGTGLAQAVDYAYNIRGWLTGLNEDLVSGTTPAAASKDLWGMTLSYDCGFQSQLYNGNISGQKWRNKHDGVARAYGYGYDGANRLLYGDYVAQDGAGNWNAEQQRFALAGVRYDENGNILALQRRGLLQNATHTAAKQFGPVDDLNYAYAGNRLQAVNDGVGSNQLARPTGYHGAPASLAGDFQEAGVRQAQEYAYDPNGSLSSDANKGISGILYNHLSLPRQIHFGTGADSVVFRYTAAGQKVAKLVYQSGKPTVRTDYLGPYQYEGDSLRFFPHAEGRVLRFVNALSGQVRYEREYTLKDHLGNLRLAYRLGHRQTFTATLEPDEATRQREVHQFDSLSVSPPVAQPVGGQARTGSYVARLNAGGSAPQPLGPLTQLAVQKGDTVTVTAPGYYPQAVPSSSFSFSLAGFVAGLLQQQPAGAPGADGRRRGALPLLSLGVSAPLAALARTSGVPQGYVRLLVFDADSNLVSSQVRTQQLSAAANGGYEPLTVQVVAGQDGYVTAYVGNESNADVYFDDVQVVLGQGLQVQETEYDPAGLELAGLVAPSPGIRGLNNYRFNGQEFQADLGLNWNHQDWRFFNPQIFTWSVVDPEVENGQESWTPYSFGYDNAIRYADANGRWPDGGGGAAAVAVPVLIAAAEIAGEAIAVGAAVVASPVVLTVAAVAVGVVAIGYGATVLADHLPALSPGFRVSNPQSVFFNALYQSTHSASSNASNANTGVIYKRTNPQTGEKYVGQAKSDERFTKRQKEHDKAKGVRHDYETLERAASGKDLDVAEEKHIRAEGGPKTKSNPNGELENKRHQMSDERYKKATSGN; encoded by the coding sequence ATGCGCTGGACGTCTATTGTTGCTCACGCGCGGTTTTACGGCGCGCTGCTACTGGCTTTGCTGTTGCTCCTCGTGGCGGAGGGGGCCCGGGCCCAGGCCGTGCCGGCGGGGCAGGGCCTGGTGGCCGACTCGACGGAGCTGCGCGTGCTGCGCCAGCTCTACGCCGCCACGGGCGGCGACGGCTGGACCCACCGCGACAACTGGCTCCAGGGCACCACCCTGGCGGACGCGGCCAGCTGGTGGGGCGTCACCGTCGGCGGCGGGGACGTGGTGGGGTTTTACAGCGACAACAACAACTTGCAGGGCACGCTGCCCGCCGCCCTCGGGCAGCTGGCCGGCCTCACCCAGCTGCAGTTTTCGACCTGCATCGGCCTGACCGGTACCATGCCCCGCGAGATTGGCCAGCTCACCCGGCTGCAGCGCCTGATTTTTCACTTCACCGGGCTCAGCGGGCCCCTGCCGGCGGAGTTGGGCAACCTAGTCAACCTGACCTACCTCTCGCTCTACACCAACCGCTTCTCGGGGGCCCTGCCGCCCGAGCTGGGCCGCCTGGCCCAGCTCCAGGTCCTGTACCTGGGCACCGACGTCAGCATTCCCCCCGGCGGCGGGCCCCAGGACCGGGGCAACCGCTTCACCGGCGGCGTGCCCAAGGAATGGGGCCAGCTGACGAACCTGCGCGTGCTGGAGCTGGACACCGCCCCGCTGGGCGGGGCCGTCCCCCCCGAGCTGGGGCAGCTCGTCCACCTCGCCGAGCTGACGTTCGACACCAACGGCTTCACCGGGCCGGTGCCGGCCGAACTGCTGAACCTGCCGGCCTTGACGTACCTCACGCTCGGCTACAACGTCACCAAGCCCCCGGCGGGCTACGGGGTACTCAACGGGCTGACCGGCCTGCCCGCCGCCGCCGCCGTGCGCAACCCGGGCCAGCTGCGGCTGAGCGTGCAGAAAAATTACCTGGACTTCGGGGCCCTGGAGCCCTACTTCACCGGCCCGGGCGCGCACGTGTTCGCGGCGCTGGATTACCGGGCCCAGCGCCCGCCGGCCGGGGCGGACACGGTGCGCTTCGTGCCGGGGCAGGCGCTGACGCTGCGCCGCCCGCTGGGCGGGGCGCGCACGCACTACCAGTGGCAGCGCCTGGTGGGCGGGGCCTGGCAGGACGTGCCCGGGGCCCAAGCCGACGCCTTGACCCTGGTCGCGCCCAGCGCCGCCGACGCGGGGGCCTACCGCGTGACGGGCACCAACGACTTTGTCACGAACCTGACGCTGACCTCCAAGCTACTCTACGTGCAGGTGGACCGCGCCCCGGCGCTGACCAACCCGCCGCTAACGGCCGCCTGCCCGGTGCCGGCGCCGCCCGCCGCCCCGGCGGACCGGGCCGGCGCGCAAGACCTGGTCAACTACGTGCGCACCTGGGCGCCGCGCGTGCCGCTCACGGCCCCGGACGCCACCCCGCCCCCGGCCCCGGCCGGCACGCTGCTGCGCGAGCAGTGGGACGGCGTGGCCGGCACCGGGGTGGTCGACGTGCCGGTGAACGCGCCGCCCACGCGCACGGCGGTGCTCAGCGCGTTCGAGGCCGCCCCGGCCGACAGCTACGACTACGGGGCGCGCTTCCGCGGCTACGTGACGGCCCCGCAGGCGGGCGACTACACCTTCTGGGTGGCGGCCGACGACACGGGCCAGCTCTGGCTGAGCCCCGACGAAGACCCGGCCCACAAGGCGCTGGTGGCCGCGGCCCCGGGCTACACCGCCCCGCGCGAGTGGGACAAGTTCCCCGCGCAGCAGTCGGACCCCATCCGCCTGGAGGCGGGCCAGCGCTACTATATCGAAGCCCTGCACAAGCAGGCCGGCGGCGGCGGGCACCTTTCGGTGCGCTGGCAGCGGCCCGACGGCACGTTCGAGGAGCCGCTGGGGGGCAACCGCCTCACGGCCTTCGACCCGGCGGCCCCGGCCCCGGCGGCGGCCCCCACCCCGGTGGCCAACGGCGGCTTCGAGGCGGCGGGCGCGGGCAGCAACGCGCTGGTGGGCTGGCAGACGGCCTACGGGGCGGGCTCGCCCACGGACGCGGCCTACCGCGACGATTTCCCCGACGCGCACACCGGGGACTTCCACGCCACGCACTACCAGAACCAGGCCTACGAAGCCGACACCTACCAGGTGGTCACGGGCCTGGCCAACGGGCTGTACACGCTCCGCGCCTGGGTGCAGACCGTGGGCGGGCAGGATGCGGCCTTCCTGCAGGCCCAGGGCTACGGCGGGCCGCTCGTGCAAGCGGCTATAACGGCTACGCCCGGCGGGGTGGGCGGGGACTGGGTGCGGGTCGAAGTGCCCAACATCGCCGTCACCAACGGCCAGTGCCGCGTCGGCGTTTTCTCGCGCGGGCCGGGCGGCGCGGCCCTCTACTTCGACGACGTGGCCCTGGTGGCCCAGCCCAACGCGCTGGCCAACGCCAGCTTCGAAACCGGCGAGGGCAACGCCCTGGCGGGCTGGCAGACCGCCTACGGGGCCGGCTCCCCGACCGACGCGGCCTACCGCGAAACGTACCCCGACGGGCGCACGGGCGATTACCACGCCACCCATTACCAAAGCCAGCCCTACCAGGCCTACACCTACCAGGTGGTGACGGGCCTGCCCGCCGGCACCTACCGGCTGCGGGCCTGGGTGAAAACGGCCGGCGGCCAGGACGCGGCCTACCTGCAGGCGCGGGACTACGGCGGCCCACCGCGGCAGACGCCGATTGCGGCCACCCCGGGCGGGGCGGACGGGCGCTGGCAGCCGGTGGAGGTGGCCGGCATCGCCGTCACCGGCGGCCGCTGCGAAGTGGGCGTGTTCTCGCGCGGGCCGGGCGGCACGAGCTTGTACTTCGACGACGTGGAGCTGCTGCCCCAGCCGGGCACGGCGGCCCCCGACCCGGCCTGGACGGTGGACCAGGCGGCGGCCACCACGACCTACCTCGACGGGCTGGGGCGGCCGGTGCAGACGGTGCAGTGGCAGGCCTCGCCGCAGAAACACGACCTGGTGCAGGCCGTGGCCTACGACGCGCTGGGCCGCCAGCCCCGCCAGTACCTGCCCTACGCCTTCGCCGACACGAGCCACCAGGTGGGGGCCTACCGGCCCAACGCGCTGCGCGAGCAGTTCGACTTCTACACGCCCCAGCAGCCGCAGGGCCCGGGCCTGCTCACCGAGGGGGTGGCGCGCACGGGGCAGGCCTACGGGGAGACGCAGTTCGAGGCCTCGCCCCTGAATCGGGTATTGGCGCAGGGGGCCCCGGGCGCGCCGTGGGCGGTGGACGGCGACCACGCCGCCCACCGCACCGAGCGGCCCAACACGGCCGCCGACGCCGTGGCCCGCTTCGCGGCGGCGTACAGTACGGACGCGGCCGCCGCGCACGCGCTGGCCTACCAGGGCGACTACCCGGCCGGGGAGCTGTGGGTGACCGAGACCACGGACGAGCAGCAAAACCCCACCCGGACCTTTGCCGACAAGCAAGGGCAGGTGGTGGCCAAGCAAGTGGGGCTGGGCGCGGGCCAGTGGCTGACGACGGGCTACGTGTACGACGACTTCCAGCGGCTGCGGGCCGTGCTGCCGCCCAAGGCCACCAAATTGCTGGCGGGCAACGGCCAGCAGGTGAGCGCGGCGGTGGACTCGCTGCTGTTCTACTACCGCTACGACGGGCGCGGCCGGCCGCTGGCCAAGCAGGTGCCGGGCCAGGCCGGGGAGGTGCTGACGGTGTTCGACCAGCTGGACCGGCCGGTGCTCAGCCAGGACCCGGCGCAGCGGGCGCGCAACGAATGGAGTTGGGTGAAATACGACGCGCTGGGCCGGGCGGTGCTCACGGGCCTGGTGACGCGCACTGCGACGGCCGACGCCTTGCAGCAGCAAGCCGACCAGCTGGGCACGGCCGCGGCCGGGCAGGCCCCGGCGGTGGCGCAGTTCGAGCAGCCCACGCCGGCTGAAGCCACGCAGTACTATTCGGTGACGGGGGCCTACCCGCGCCTGGGGCAGGACGGCTTCGGGGCGGGGCGGGTGCTCACGGCCACGTACTACGACGGCTACGACTTCAACCGGGACGGCGCGCCGGACCTGGCGTTTGACAACCAGTACGCGGGGCAGTTTCCAGCCGGCCAAGCACCGGCAGCGGACGGGCGGGTGACGGGGCTGGCCACGCGCACCCAAACGCGGGTGCTGGGCGTGGCGGACGGCGACGCCACGCAGGCGGCGTGGCTGACGACGACCACGTTTTACGACGACAAGGCGCGGCCCGTGCAGGTGGTGGCCACCAACGCCCGCAAGGGCGGGCAGGACGTGGTGACGAGCCAGGTGGATTTTGTGGGGCAGGTGCTCAAGAGCTACGCCGTGCACACGGACCCGCGGCACGAGGCCATCGGGGTGGCCGAGACGCACACGTACGACCACGCGGGGCGGCTGCTGACGACCGCCCAGCAACTGCCGGGCGAAGCCCAGCCGGCGACGGTGGCCAGCCTGGCCTACAACGAACTCGGGCAGGTGCTGCAAAAGCAGCTGGCCCCGGGCACGGGGCTGGCGCAGGCCGTGGACTACGCCTACAACATCCGCGGCTGGCTCACGGGCCTCAACGAGGACCTGGTGAGCGGCACCACGCCGGCGGCGGCTAGTAAGGACTTATGGGGGATGACGCTGAGCTACGACTGCGGGTTCCAGTCCCAGCTCTACAACGGGAATATTTCGGGCCAGAAGTGGCGCAACAAGCACGACGGCGTAGCGCGGGCCTACGGCTACGGCTACGACGGGGCCAACCGGCTCCTGTACGGCGACTACGTGGCCCAGGACGGGGCCGGCAACTGGAACGCGGAGCAGCAGCGCTTTGCCCTGGCCGGGGTGCGCTACGACGAAAACGGCAACATCCTGGCCTTGCAACGGCGCGGGCTGCTACAGAATGCTACGCACACGGCGGCCAAGCAATTCGGGCCGGTGGACGACCTGAACTACGCCTACGCCGGTAACCGGCTGCAAGCGGTCAACGACGGGGTGGGCAGCAACCAGCTGGCGCGGCCCACGGGCTACCACGGGGCCCCGGCCTCGCTGGCGGGGGACTTCCAGGAAGCCGGCGTGCGCCAGGCCCAGGAGTACGCCTACGACCCGAACGGCAGCCTGAGCAGCGACGCCAACAAGGGCATCAGCGGCATCCTCTACAACCACCTGAGCTTGCCGCGGCAAATTCATTTTGGGACGGGCGCTGACAGTGTGGTGTTCCGCTACACGGCCGCGGGGCAGAAGGTGGCCAAGCTCGTGTACCAGAGCGGGAAACCAACGGTGCGCACGGACTACCTGGGGCCCTACCAGTACGAGGGCGACAGCCTGCGCTTCTTTCCCCACGCCGAGGGGCGGGTGCTGCGCTTCGTCAACGCCCTGAGTGGGCAAGTGCGCTACGAGCGCGAGTACACCCTGAAAGACCATTTGGGCAACCTGCGCCTGGCTTACCGGCTGGGCCACCGGCAGACCTTTACGGCCACGTTGGAGCCGGACGAGGCCACCCGGCAACGGGAAGTGCACCAGTTCGACTCGCTTTCTGTGAGCCCGCCCGTGGCCCAGCCCGTGGGCGGCCAAGCCCGCACGGGCAGCTACGTGGCCCGGCTCAACGCGGGCGGCAGCGCGCCCCAGCCCTTGGGGCCCCTCACGCAGTTGGCCGTACAGAAGGGCGACACCGTGACGGTGACGGCCCCGGGCTACTACCCGCAGGCGGTGCCAAGCAGCAGCTTTTCGTTCTCGCTGGCCGGCTTCGTGGCGGGCTTGCTACAGCAACAGCCGGCCGGGGCCCCGGGGGCGGACGGGCGGCGGCGCGGGGCGTTGCCCTTGCTCAGCCTGGGGGTGAGCGCGCCGCTGGCGGCACTGGCCCGCACTTCGGGCGTGCCGCAGGGCTACGTGCGCCTGCTCGTCTTCGACGCCGACAGTAATTTGGTGAGCAGCCAGGTGCGCACCCAGCAGTTGAGCGCGGCCGCCAACGGGGGATACGAGCCCTTAACGGTGCAGGTGGTGGCCGGGCAGGACGGGTACGTGACGGCCTACGTGGGCAACGAGAGCAACGCGGACGTGTACTTCGACGACGTGCAAGTGGTGCTGGGCCAGGGGTTGCAGGTGCAGGAGACGGAGTACGACCCGGCCGGGCTGGAGCTGGCGGGGCTGGTGGCGCCGTCGCCGGGGATTCGGGGGCTGAACAACTACCGCTTCAACGGCCAGGAGTTCCAGGCCGACCTGGGCCTGAACTGGAACCACCAGGACTGGCGCTTTTTCAACCCGCAAATCTTCACCTGGTCGGTGGTAGACCCCGAGGTGGAGAACGGGCAGGAGAGCTGGACGCCCTACTCGTTTGGGTACGATAACGCAATTAGGTACGCTGACGCCAACGGGCGGTGGCCGGATGGTGGGGGCGGGGCCGCAGCTGTAGCTGTTCCGGTCTTAATTGCAGCCGCCGAAATAGCAGGTGAGGCAATAGCAGTGGGCGCGGCCGTTGTGGCGTCACCAGTTGTCTTGACCGTTGCGGCAGTAGCGGTTGGGGTTGTGGCTATTGGGTACGGGGCAACTGTACTGGCGGACCACCTGCCAGCATTAAGCCCTGGGTTCAGGGTTAGCAACCCACAATCCGTTTTCTTTAATGCTCTTTACCAATCTACGCATAGTGCATCTTCTAATGCCTCAAATGCTAATACTGGTGTTATCTATAAACGGACTAATCCGCAAACAGGTGAGAAGTACGTTGGCCAAGCAAAGAGTGATGAAAGATTTACTAAACGCCAAAAAGAGCATGACAAAGCAAAGGGCGTGCGCCACGACTACGAAACATTAGAGAGAGCCGCTTCAGGCAAAGACTTAGACGTGGCAGAAGAAAAGCACATCCGGGCAGAAGGCGGCCCTAAAACAAAATCCAATCCCAACGGTGAACTCGAAAACAAACGGCACCAGATGTCGGATGAACGCTACAAGAAAGCCACTAGTGGCAATTAA
- a CDS encoding HsdM family class I SAM-dependent methyltransferase — MIKEFFKALNKVLPSDPQRANKILVTTFLDLNRLQPKNSALISGLIIPEFGNEWETYTLFKEYFLSYQATFSFEDLIEIFELVVSPSDKKVNGAIYTPDNIKSYIINQVTATSTVDLITALVCDVACGCGGFLYSYAQFLRKKYSLSYEYIYRELIYGVDIASYSIERSAITLSLLAIGEGEDANFQFNLLEGNSLDFDWRTKFPRVGTQDGFDFVIGNPPYVCAKNISPETRQLLEKWPVCASGNPDLYIPFFQIGLEALHKDGVLGYITVNSFTRSMNGRKIREYFHQKSFALSIVNFGGEQVFKGRTTYTCICIIGRQPQDYIQYCLSKSSELENLDADDFVQIPYNTLTDHKGWELSSTSIKEVLYRLRNSGPPLEKAATIRGGFATLKNQLFVFKPVGETSTHFKLETKSKDNYLIEKGICRNAVKANSLKTEKDFATYGEKIIFPYKYQHQTINTLFEEGQTIERKAVPLDEHDFIDQYPDAYAYLNAHRAELALRDKGGAGDYNAWYAFGRAQGLNVQGYKLLFPHISDRPYFVYTEDSDLLFYTGFSIVSWDKRTLKVLQKILTSELFWFFVKNTSKPYSGDYFGLGKNYIKDFSIPVLCREEEDTLLSLMSKESITKFLSRKYKLTSQMSTMISQFKEKVISLSTS, encoded by the coding sequence ATGATTAAAGAGTTTTTCAAGGCCCTCAATAAGGTATTGCCCTCCGACCCCCAGAGAGCAAATAAAATACTAGTAACTACTTTTTTAGACTTAAATAGATTACAACCAAAAAACAGTGCTCTTATTAGTGGGCTAATTATTCCTGAGTTTGGTAACGAATGGGAAACATATACACTATTTAAGGAATACTTTCTCTCTTACCAAGCTACATTTTCCTTCGAAGACCTTATAGAAATCTTTGAGCTAGTGGTTTCGCCTTCTGACAAAAAGGTAAATGGTGCTATTTATACCCCTGACAATATAAAGTCATACATAATTAATCAAGTAACAGCTACCTCTACGGTTGATTTAATTACAGCTTTGGTTTGCGACGTAGCATGCGGTTGCGGAGGTTTTTTATACAGCTACGCTCAATTTCTTCGGAAAAAGTATTCTTTGTCGTATGAATATATTTACCGAGAACTTATCTACGGGGTAGATATTGCTTCCTATAGTATCGAGCGGAGTGCCATTACACTCTCGCTGTTAGCAATTGGAGAGGGGGAAGATGCTAATTTCCAATTTAATCTACTGGAAGGTAATTCCTTGGATTTTGATTGGCGGACAAAGTTTCCACGTGTTGGGACACAGGATGGGTTTGATTTCGTTATTGGTAATCCCCCCTATGTATGTGCTAAAAACATTTCACCTGAGACTCGTCAGTTACTTGAAAAATGGCCCGTATGTGCTTCAGGTAACCCCGATTTGTACATACCATTTTTTCAGATTGGACTAGAGGCTCTTCATAAGGATGGAGTACTGGGTTATATCACCGTAAATAGCTTCACTCGCAGCATGAACGGGCGCAAAATCCGGGAATACTTTCACCAGAAGTCTTTTGCGCTTTCTATTGTTAATTTTGGTGGGGAGCAAGTTTTTAAGGGTCGAACCACTTACACCTGCATTTGCATAATTGGCCGGCAGCCTCAGGATTACATTCAGTACTGTTTGAGTAAAAGTAGCGAGTTAGAAAATCTCGACGCTGATGATTTTGTGCAGATTCCCTATAACACGTTGACAGACCACAAAGGGTGGGAACTTAGTTCTACATCTATCAAGGAAGTATTATATCGCTTACGTAATAGCGGTCCACCTTTAGAGAAAGCAGCAACTATTCGCGGCGGATTTGCTACGTTAAAAAATCAATTATTTGTTTTTAAGCCAGTTGGTGAAACATCAACACACTTTAAGCTAGAAACGAAAAGTAAGGATAATTATTTAATAGAGAAAGGTATTTGTCGTAATGCAGTAAAGGCAAACAGCCTAAAAACAGAAAAAGACTTTGCTACTTACGGAGAGAAAATCATTTTTCCTTATAAATATCAACATCAAACTATTAATACACTTTTTGAGGAAGGCCAAACGATAGAGCGTAAAGCCGTTCCACTTGATGAACATGATTTTATTGACCAATACCCTGATGCTTATGCTTACCTCAATGCTCATCGAGCAGAACTTGCTCTGCGAGATAAAGGGGGTGCCGGTGACTACAATGCTTGGTATGCTTTTGGAAGAGCTCAGGGATTGAATGTTCAAGGTTATAAATTACTATTCCCTCACATATCAGACAGACCATATTTTGTTTATACTGAGGACAGTGACTTGCTTTTTTATACAGGATTTTCTATTGTTTCCTGGGATAAGAGGACGCTTAAAGTTTTACAAAAGATTCTGACAAGTGAGTTATTCTGGTTTTTTGTAAAAAATACAAGTAAACCCTATTCGGGAGACTACTTCGGCCTTGGAAAAAATTACATTAAAGATTTTAGCATTCCTGTTCTTTGCAGAGAAGAGGAAGATACGCTCCTGTCACTCATGAGTAAGGAGAGCATAACTAAATTTTTAAGCAGAAAATATAAATTAACATCACAGATGTCAACTATGATATCACAGTTTAAGGAAAAGGTAATTAGCCTTTCTACTAGCTGA